The following are from one region of the Paenibacillus sp. JZ16 genome:
- a CDS encoding AraC family transcriptional regulator, translating to MQEYEYEYAEFIYYTPGYLDKEEQIWPVRAGRSIAKPNYRVGPKRIECYSLHFVHEGMVRLEFDDKRVDLQKNDLFCLFPGRTYYYHMLPADTSLQMSWLAVDGNRVKPLLELAGLCPDNPFGKQMISSKVKESSERVIDALAGVERWKPAVSLELHGLIYGLLAGMVPDMASAQPTELAGWIHECLDYMELHATEGISVQQVAEFAGVHRSYFSNMFTHQVGMPPLKYLQRIRMEKAKRLLQETDATITEIALSLGYPNLYSFTRAFKIYYKVPPITMRGARC from the coding sequence ATGCAGGAATACGAATATGAGTATGCGGAGTTCATCTATTACACGCCTGGATATCTGGATAAAGAGGAACAGATCTGGCCTGTTCGGGCGGGACGAAGCATAGCCAAGCCCAATTACAGGGTCGGACCGAAACGAATCGAGTGTTACAGCCTGCATTTTGTACATGAAGGCATGGTAAGGCTGGAGTTCGATGACAAACGAGTGGACCTGCAGAAGAATGATCTGTTCTGCCTGTTTCCGGGCCGGACCTATTATTATCACATGCTGCCTGCGGATACCTCGCTTCAGATGAGCTGGTTGGCAGTGGACGGGAACAGGGTCAAGCCATTGCTGGAGCTGGCTGGCTTATGTCCGGACAACCCGTTCGGCAAACAAATGATATCCTCTAAGGTCAAGGAATCCTCCGAACGCGTGATTGATGCCCTGGCCGGAGTCGAGCGCTGGAAACCGGCGGTATCGCTGGAGCTGCACGGCTTGATTTATGGACTGCTCGCCGGCATGGTCCCGGATATGGCCTCCGCGCAGCCGACGGAACTTGCGGGATGGATTCACGAGTGTTTGGATTATATGGAGCTGCATGCCACCGAGGGGATTTCCGTACAGCAGGTTGCCGAATTCGCGGGGGTGCATCGGTCATACTTCTCCAACATGTTCACCCATCAGGTAGGGATGCCGCCGTTAAAATACCTTCAGCGCATTCGAATGGAAAAGGCGAAACGGTTGTTACAAGAAACGGACGCAACAATTACCGAGATTGCCTTGTCTCTCGGCTATCCGAATTTATATTCGTTCACCAGGGCTTTCAAGATCTATTATAAGGTGCCTCCCATAACCATGCGCGGAGCTCGATGCTGA